In Microplitis demolitor isolate Queensland-Clemson2020A chromosome 10, iyMicDemo2.1a, whole genome shotgun sequence, the sequence ttactattgttttaaatcttaacatttaaatacttaattttatttatttgaaatttatatttttgctattattttaaatcttaacattcaaatactttattttattaatttgaaatttatttttttgctattattttaaagtttaacatttttatactttattttttttatttgaaatttatatttttgctattattttaaagttgaacattttaatacttgattttatttatttgaaatttatatttttgctattattttaaatcttaacatttaaatactttatcttatttatttgatatttatatttttgctattattttaaagtttaacattttaatacttaattttatttatttgatttcgataatatttcacttttaacactatctaaaatttatcaatcttTACCATCTAACTGAAAaccttttattctttttttatttaaacattcatTTGTCTAGacatcttaatttatttttaaatagtttttagtTTAGGAAACACATTAAAAGTACATTACAATCGTACTGTTTATTCTAAATCTTATTTTAGAGTGCAGTTGCGATAAGAAAGTGCGTCAACTGCCACTCTGGCCTTGGTGAGGATTAAAACTTTCTATTGTCGGTTATTTCGTCTGTGGcatattcttatttttaaaccattggtatttttcaatatttaagtatcgtttcttcagttttttttattactagtGATGTAGGTCTGCCGAAATTCCGCCTGATAACGTGCCAGCTGCACCCTGaccttgaaattttatgagagtTGACaaaggaataataattttagtattagatggaaaatattctaaaatattattcccccaaaaaattatgatttaacaaaaaaaacatgtcCGATCGGTCGGACATAACACCCCCACTGTTAGACGGAGGTACACATGAGTTTACGAATGTTGTCGACAATTGTCATTCCTTGGTCGTCTCTCGCGTATATTAGATAAGAGGTTGTACTTAATTCTAGCGAGTCAGTTGTTTATGTGTAAATACTATTAATAAGAAAACtgtagtacaaaaaaaaattattaactatgaGTGTATCTACTTAACGAAGACTCTGCTGGGCTCTATCTGCTTGTGGCCTTCGGGCAGTTTCGGGTAAATTTCACTCTGGCTCAATGGTGCCGTGGGAGGTTAATTTTTCTCGATGTCGGAGTATCGAACCCCATTGGAATGGGGGTCTTCTCTACGTTCCTTTGCTAAATGCAACAACAGATAGAAAATCGAATCCCACAGTGCTCCGCCAAGGTGAATGGACCACCCGTAGACAGAATTCAGCGTATATCCATGGACCAAAACATCCGCTATCAACTTAACAAATCGTATGATTGCAAAAATTCCAATCACATCAGCACTGATTGTCCCGAATTTTATGAACTTTCCCCATGTCTTTCCTCAAGCACTCTCAGCCAGCTTGTTTAGCACTTCCTCGTTGAGCACGTTGAGCAGAGATGGGTTTGCTTTGGATCCGTTTGTAAATTGTTGAGCCACCATTTCTATTACGGCGTCCTGTTCCATGGTGAACATTATTCTATTTCGCATCGCATCCAGGTCATCTTCGGTATAAATTCTGCTAGTTGCTAGATGAGATGGGTTTTTATATCCCCAGGTTACTTTGGTGCTGGGTTTTAGACTTAGTGGTGGTAAGGATTCGACTGGCTAAGGCATAAATTTATGCCAGGTCGTTCCTAGCTTGTAATATTGTAACAACGGGGTGTTGCAAGGAATCTCCGTCGCGTATGTTGTGATAATATGAGTTCTTGGTGTTAAGTACAGGCTTTGGTTTCCTCGCTGCACTGGAACTCTATTGAAGCACTTGTCTGAGTGTTGAATTTTCAACTCCACCGGCATGCATTGGACAATGTGAATCACCTCCCCTGCCACGACTGCCATATATCCAGGTCCCTCCATGAAACGAAATGCGAATTCATCCGGCTGAGTTGAGGCTATTGCTAAAGTATTCTTCAACATCTCTTTTTCTAGCTTACATCTATGCAACATTACATCGAAATACAAGGATTGAACTTGAGATCTTATATACCGCTCAACATATATGAATTGAGCGTTAATGTATAAAAACATATCAAGATTATCGGCGTTTGTTTGAATTGCATTATTCCTTTCAAGTAGACCCGGTCTTTACCCGGTACAATCAATAATTTAGGGTGTTCTGTCCTATATATGTTGAGGCCACATGAGTTCTCAAGTCCAGTTATCGCTACAGAAAAGCTCGTGTCCCGTacatttacagtaaaaatagtTTCGGATTTAGTTTCTAGTCTGGTCGAAGGACCTTGGTACAACATAGTATAAGTATTATCTAAACAATATCTCCGTGGCACTGGATCCCAAAAGGTATTACCTCCTTCGGGGCCCACACACGATccagtatttaatttacaatgaaATCCAGAATTTAAGGATATTCTGTTACCTTCTGTTTTGGCTCTGACTGACATAGTTCTTAGTGTTATTCATACTGTACCCATGACCACTACTGAGTCCCAAGTACCGTACGGGTCGGAGTACTGCGTGCCGGAACACGCACCACCCGACGTTACGCTACCCGCCAGGGCTATACTCTGCAGCGTGGTTGAATTTGGCAACAATCCGTCAATGATAGTATTTCCAATTCTAAACGTGCCATGGTCGTGCGCTGCCTGGCACGCTTCTCTAGTGACCGTGTGCACATATTCCATATAGGCGTTTTGAACGATAGATATATGGGAGTGCATcccacaataattaattactctatTAATTTCAACTTTACATTGTATGACATTTACATGTTCATATTCATTCAACTGTAGTAAAAAGACGTCTATAAGGGCTGTGTCCACACGGTCGGTTTCTATGTCACATTCATCTATATCTAAAAGTGATATAGTTGTCATATTAAGAATCTTACTCCCACAATTATATCCTATCATTGCGGATGTTTGATGTCTTAGAgtgagaaataaaatgattttgaaaatctCCATAGTCCTGTGAACAGAATAACGTGTTAAGGGTTAAAGTCAAGATCTGGTTCTCTTACTACTTTACTCGTTTTCTTTCTTAATTGTTTAGTAGCCTCCTCTGCCGTTTTTCTTTAGCCGATCAGAGTGgacgatttttgttttgttctttatttgaatttttacattCCCGTTTGACAAGATTTGTTGAATCAAATACGGGCCATCATAGTGATTACCTAATTTATTCGGTTTTGGTCCCTATAATAGGAATACGAAATCTCCCTCCCGGAACTTAACCGGTTTTATCTTTTTGTCATACTGTTctttagaatttaattttgcttGTACTAAATCATCATAAGCTAATTTACGTATATCTAGTAATCGTTTAACCAAGTCCCCAATGTAATTCTCGTACGTTGGCAAGCAATCCAACTCGTGTAATGATTCATCCGTCGGAACTCGCGCGATTTTTCAGTAGACTAATTCGTAAGGTGTATATTTAGTACCCTCATGTACACAAGTGTTATACGAGAAGGTAGCTAAATCCAACCAGTCATCCCATTCTTTTTCGCTATTCACGTATTGCTTTAGGTACTCCCCCAGAACATGATGCGACCGCTCTAGGGATCCGTTTGATTGGGGCCTGAAAGCTGTGGTTTGAATCTTTTTAATCCTAAATCTTTTAGCAATTCGTTGCATGAAGGAACTGCCAAAATTTCGACCCTGATCGGTCAATAATGCCTTCGGCGCTCCGAATATGCAGATAAAACGTTTAATGAAAACATCTGCTACCGTAGTGGCTGTCATATTTGTCAAAGGTACGGCGACgcaaaattttgatagttgatcttgtattgttaatatatactCGTTTCCGCCGGCTGTAACCGGTAGTGGACCCATGATATCCATTGCGATTTTTCCGAAAACAGTTCCCGGTGTATCGATTATTACCATCGGTTGACGCGTTTTCAATCTGACTAATTTCCGTAACTGACAGTCCAAGCATTGCTGAATGCGACGCTGGACGTCCTCTTTCAAATTTCCCCAATAATAATGGTGTTTAATACGGTTATAGGTATTCGAAACCCCCTTATGACCCCCGATTGGCGCATTGTGggagtcgaaaaatattttatcgcgCTCCTCTAGTTTAATGTACCGAATTGTacctagaaaaataattatttttggtttttggTTGTCAAAAACGTCTTCGAGTATTGACATAATTTCTACCCACGggatattttctataaatttagaGAAAGCTATGGAAATCgtctcaatatttttatccctTAAGATTCCTTTTAATTTTACCAAAGTTCTACCGACgttgcttttaatttttaaactggaTTCCCCATTCGATCCCCGGATTACCAATCCAAAATGGTTTTTCCGATTTATCTTGGACCAATAAACCTGTCCTGTTTCTATTTCCCCTATTTTCggtaatttgtttatttctttcaacGACCGAGAACCCTCATCGCACGGATGGCCATTCTCGTCAAGGAAATAAACTAGATTATCCCTCCTGTATTGAAACAGGTctttagttattataaaatttgacttgttcggtttgattttattttcattacctTCCGAACCTTTTTCCGTCACGCAAATCGACCCGTTATCCAACAGAGATTCATCTTCGGATGAATCTGAGTCACTTGTTAGGGAATTTTCTGGATCTGGTGAGATCAATCTGTCCTTTATCGGCTCTTTCGTCGTCTCCACCTTTTTAGATCCCATCCGTTCGGTTTCTAAATTTTCTACCGGTTTTCGCGGCCGACCCCTTCCCCTTTTTGGTGGGTTCGCGTCGCATTCGGGTGCTTTACACGCGTCACTTGGTGCACCCTTTTCGACGGGGCCCAAACTATCAATAATTTcctgtaatttttcatttaacgaTTGTTTTTCGGTTTCTCTTAACTTTGATTGCGCGCGAGTGGTTACATTTACCACTTCGGCATGATTCCGGGATAACGCGTCCGCgttcaagtttatttttcccgGTTTGTATAGTACCTCGTATTCGTATTCGGATAGCCGTAAACGCCATTTTAATACCCTAGCATTACCATCCTTCGCGGTACGGAACCAAACCAAGGGTTTGTGATCTGTTACGACAGTAAATTTATGCCCGTAAACATAGGGTCGAAAGTTCTTTATCGCTTGCACGATCGCCAACGCTTCTTTTTCGTATGTGTCGTATCGTAACTCGGCACCGCGCAAAACTCTCGAGTAGTACGCTACAGGTAAGTCCTTTCCAATTTCCCCCTGAGACAAAACTGCGCCCACGGCAATTCCGGAAGCATCTGTCGTTATAATAAATGGCCTGGAAAAATCCGGGTACTGCAAAACGGGTGCAGTGCAAAGCACATCCTTTAGGGACTCAAAAGCGGTTTGTGTTTCTTGAGTCCATAAAAAATCGCGGTCTTTTTCCAGTAACCTTGTCAGCGGTTTTGcaacttttgaaaaatctttCATAAAACGTCTATAGTAGCCTGTCAGGCCCAAAAACTCTCTAATGTTCCGCTGTTTTTTTGGTACTGGAAACTTTTGCACTGCCTGCAATTTCGCTGGATCCGGTTTTAACCCTTCCCTACTAATTACGTGtcctaaataattaacttcgGGGCGTAAAAATTTGCATTTGTCCGGCTGCAACTGTAAATTGGCCTTTCGTAGCCTTTGCATCAAATCATCAATCCGTTTTTCGTGTTCCTCTAGATCTTTTACGAAAACAATTATGTCATCGAGGTAAACAAACATTGAAATGCTCTGCAGACCAGTTAATATCGTATCCATTAACCGCTGGAACGTTGCAGGTGCGTTTTTCAACCCGAAAGGCATTCGGGTATATTCCCAATGTCCTTGAGGGGTTGAAAACGCGGTTTTATAGCTGTCGTTAGGGTCCGTTTCAATCTGATGATACCCCGTTGCCAAATCGAAAACAGAGAAATACCGTGATCCCCGCAACTGATCGAGTATGTCTACTATGCTGGGTAAAGGATATGCGTCAGTGATCGTCCGTTCGTTTAAATTCCTGAAGTCAATCACAACTCGCCAACGTTTATTCCCCTTGGAGTCCGGTTTCTTAGGGACTATCCAGACGGGACTGTTATAAGGCGATTCTGAAGGTTTAATTACTCCTGTTTCGAGTCCTTCCTTAATTTGTCTGTCGACCTCAGCTTTTAAATACTGAGGCACACAATACTGTTTTGTGGTAAATAGTATGTCAGTAGTTGTTGGAATTCTGTGTCTGTAAACGTTAGTCGAACCCAAGGGTTCTCCTGGGACGTAAAATCggtctgaatatttttttattaaccgtTCAACTTGAGATTTTTCGACCATACCTAAATAATCTAATCTTAACAGTGGTTTCATTTTGTGAAGTCTGGTCTCGTCACTGTGAGTTTTTGTGATCGAAAATATTCTTTTCGTTATTCCCAGATTTTCACTAACGTCTTCTGTATCACATTGATCAGTTGATACAGGATCATAAACTCTCTCGACTTCTTTTATAGTTAAGATGGGAATTTTTATTCCCACTTCCTCCTCTGTCGTATTAAAGATTTGCATGTACGCCCGATCACTGCTTACTTTAACTATACAATCATCAGCATAAACtcctttacaaatttttaatttagacaAATATCCTTCCGTTACttctagattttttattttgacgaaAAAGGTAGACTCGCAACGCGGTGGTATATACATAACTCCGTTTTCGACCCGATTAccttttttaaaagaatattttttatttccgatTCCCAAAAATCGATTCTTAAAATCAAGCTTCGCACCGTGAGTTGAAAAAAGTTGGGACCCGACGAGTCCTGCATGAGGAATAGCCATGTTATCAGGTACCACGTGACAAATAGTTTCTTTTCCGAATAATTTTGGTGTAACGCTACCGAGGGTCGAAATAGGTATATCGGCGATACCGTGCAACTCAACGATATCAtcagaatttatattaatgtttttacGTAAATATCTTAGCTTGATTAGATTTGGTGAAGCCCCCAAATCTAACATCATAATGATTTCTTCATTTCTGTCAGATTTTTCAATAGTAGCGGAAGGTAAATCGCCCAAATCaccgtttatttttattttcattattggGAATCGCTGTCTGAGTCGGTTTGGTGTACTTCGTTCACGCGGCGCTTCGAGAGACCGTCTTCCCCCGAACCCGTTGGGAGAGACTCTTTCGAGTTTCCCGACGTGTATTTTGTTGCCTTTAATAGCTAATTACATTGTTTTTCGgtgtggttttttttattgatcaatttcattttttaagttttgagTGAAACATTCCGCGACCGACACGTCtatttggtttttaaattcGGTAACTTGGTCTTCCGTAGcttctaaattatttgaaagaaaCCACTCGGTAATTTCCTTAGATTTTTGCCGTAGCCTATTGACGTAATCAATTACGGACTCGTTTTCTTTTTGGTAAATACGACCCAACTCCCCTTGTAATTGAAACAATGATTTAGTAGAAACGAAAACCTTTTTTAATGCTTTAAGTAAAGCTTTCAACGTATCAAAAGTGGTAGCATTCAGTGATTGTTTAACGTTTGCACTTAGCTTACTaccgtaaattaatttaaccaaaTTTCCTTCGACGGCTGCGGGTAACATCGCTTTAGCTTCCCGACAACAACTCGCGAAGTCTATTAAATCACTGGCATTCCCATCGAATCTCGGTACGCAAACGAGTGCATCGTTAAGAGAAATCGTCTGATTGGCCGGTAGTGCCATATTTTCCGGATTATTTGGGTCGTTATTTGGTACAATATTTTCTTCCCGATTTACCGGCGCGATTTGAATGGAaggaatattttgaattgagtTATTgctagtatttaaattttggacagtattatcagttttattatttaattcttcatCTGAACTTTCGCCGGAAGTATATTCTGGGACGTGTGAATTCCCGAGACCCGAATCTGCCGTTTGATcggaaaattgaaaatcacGTTTCTTCCGCGTTACTGGAGGTAAACCGTCAGAGTGGGAAGCGTCTCCTCTACTTCTTAGTGAGTAAGATGGTTCTTCCTTAGGCATTTATTCCCATTTCCGAATCATTCAATCTCTAATTATTCACACAActtgttcagtcacgagcttgattaatttgaatcaagcttcgtgtatttccgctcggttcgtgAGTTGCctagctcgctactgactgaaggtcagaataagTTAACCGCTATTGACCACGTGccaattttatacgtgaattatatctttgagtttgcattcgctatcgcgtataatttatctagtcgcattcgctattagtcataattctcataatttttaagtgtaaataagtgtaaataaatctataatttattttgtgataaaatcttagtaatttttaattgtttaactaacctcgcctaaaccagatccaattagtttattcgctcattttacattttggtccttcgagtTGGATCTggcgaaatttaaacaattaaaaattatttaaaattaaaattcggaaaaaaaaattgtgagttaaaaaaaaaaaaggaatgaaAACTTAGCGTCGGGTTCACGTCATCGCGTCCATTTTGTGTGCCACGTCGAATCAAGATGGCCGCCGAAGCTCAAATCGCTCTTCAAATGCAACGCATCGACACGATGCGCAATATGTCCAACCGCTTGACTGACGCCGTACTCGCTACCCAAGGTGCCGCCGCCATTGATGCAGAACTCGCTATCCTGACGGAATTGTGGAACCGTTTCAATACAACTCACGAGAGGCTGTATGACGATGTACCTGATATCATTGCCAACGAATATCATACAGGTAATGCTTATGAAACTGCTAACGTTGCTTACACCTCTCTTAGAGTGAGACTCAGCGCAGCTAGACCCGCTCCAGAACCTGCTCATGAAGCCCAGCCCGCTAATCATGATCAGACCGCTTACTTTGGTGGAGTGCACAAGTCTAACTTGCCACAAATCAAACTGCCAACCTTCCAAGGTTCGTATGACGAGTGGGACTCGTTCAAGGACTTGTTCACGTCTCTCGTCATTAATGAAGATTCACTGACCGGGTCGCAAAAAATGCATTACCTGAAGACGCAGGTAAAAGGTGAGACCGCTGCACTACTCGCTAACTTACAGGTTACAGATGACGCTTTCCAACCTGCTTGGAATTTGCTGAATACTCGCTACACAAATCCACGCAGATTActcgatatgcatatcgatGATTTGCTGGATCGTCAACCTGTGACTTCACACTCCGCTCCTGATCTGGATGCGCTGCCACTCGCTAACAAAAAATCGCTGGACGCTATCGCTGCATTGAGAATTCCAATTGGTGAGTTGGACCcctttttaattaacttgacTGTTCGCTGTTTGCCTTCAGATTTGAGAGTGGAATGAATGGCTTCGCTTGGGTTATCCGATGAGTTTCCCACTTACCAACAGCTGCACGACATGCTCAAGGCCAAGGTTCGTGCGTGGGAAAATTCAGAAATTGGCGCGAAAATAACCTCTACGCAATCTAAGAGTGCTAGTGAAAGACCACCATCACCTAAGTCTTACGCTAAGTCAGCCGCTACAAACAAGCCAGTCAAGTTTGTAAACAGTCGATCCGCTTCCTCATCAACGCCATCCACATCTACTAGTGCCGCTAGCTACGTTGCTTTCACTCC encodes:
- the LOC106693919 gene encoding uncharacterized protein LOC106693919, with product MAAEAQIALQMQRIDTMRNMSNRLTDAVLATQGAAAIDAELAILTELWNRFNTTHERLYDDVPDIIANEYHTGNAYETANVAYTSLRVRLSAARPAPEPAHEAQPANHDQTAYFGGVHKSNLPQIKLPTFQGSYDEWDSFKDLFTSLVINEDSLTGSQKMHYLKTQVKGETAALLANLQVTDDAFQPAWNLLNTRYTNPRRLLDMHIDDLLDRQPVTSHSAPDLDALPLANKKSLDAIAALRIPIGELDPFLINLTVRCLPSDLRVE